A single region of the Nicotiana sylvestris chromosome 6, ASM39365v2, whole genome shotgun sequence genome encodes:
- the LOC104238765 gene encoding importin subunit beta-1-like: protein MAMEVTQFLLNAQSVDSTARKHAEETLKQFQEQNLPGFLLSLSGELASEDKPVDSRKLAGLVLKNALDAKEQHRKYELVQRWLSLDVTVKTQIKACLLQTLSSPAPDARSTASQVIAKVAGIELPQKQWPELIGSLLSNQQLPAHVRQATLETLGYLCEEVSPDVLEQDQVNNILTAVVQGMNAEEGNNDVRLAATRALYNALGFAQANFNNDMERDFIMRVVCQATLSPEVKIRQAAFECLVSISSTYYEKLAPYIQDIFSITAKAVREDEEPVALQAIEFWSSICDEEIDILEDYGGEFTADSDVPCYNFIKQALPALVPMLLETLLKQEEDQDQDEGAWNLAMAGGTCLGLVSRTVGDDIVPLVMPFIEENITKPDWRQREAATYAFGSILEGPSPDKLIPIVNVALSFMLTALTKDPNSHVKDTTAWTLGRIFEFLHGSTVEIPIITPASCQQIITVLLQSMKDAPNVAEKACGALYFLSQGYGDVGASSPLTPFFQEIVQSLLTVTHREDAGESRLRTAAYEVLNEVVRCSTDETAPMVLQLVPVIMMELHQSLEAQKLSSDEREKRSELQGLLCGCLQVIIQKLGASEPTKYVFLQYADQIMSLFLKVFACRSATVHEEAMLAIGALAYATGADFAKYMPEFYKYLEMGLQNFEEYQVCAVTIGVVGDVCRALEDRILPYCDGIMTQLLKDLSSNQLHRSVKPPIFSCFGDIALAIGENFEKYLMYSMPMLQSAAELSAHTSGADDEMIEYTNLLRNGILEAYSAIFQGFKNSPKTQLLIPYAPHILQFLDSIYMEKDMDDVVMKTAIGVLGDLADTLGSNAGSLIQQSVSSKDFLNECLSSDDHLIKESAEWAQMAISRAISV from the exons ATGGCAATGGAAGTCACTCAGTTCCTTCTAAATGCACAATCAGTTGATTCAACAGCGCGAAAACATGCAGAAGAAACATTGAAGCAGTTTCAGGAGCAAAATCTTCCTGGTTTTCTGTTGTCTCTGTCTGGAGAGCTGGCTAGTGAGGATAAGCCAGTTGATAGTCGCAAGTTGGCAGGTTTAGTATTGAAAAATGCTTTGGATGCCAAGGAACAACACAGGAAATATGAACTTGTCCAAAGATGGCTATCACTTGATGTGACTGTGAAGACCCAAATTAAAGCATGCTTGTTACAGACCCTCTCTTCTCCTGCACCTGATGCTCGTTCAACTGCTTCACAAGTCATTGCCAAGGTTGCTGGCATTGAGCTGCCTCAGAAGCAGTGGCCTGAGTTGATCGGGTCACTCTTGTCAAATCAACAGCTCCCTGCTCATGTCAGGCAAGCTACTTTGGAGACACTAGGGTATTTATGTGAAGAAGTTTCTCCTGATGTTCTGGAGCAGGATCAAGTGAATAATATCCTTACAGCTGTAGTTCAGGGTATGAATGCTGAAGAAGGGAACAACGATGTGAGGCTTGCTGCTACCCGAGCACTATATAATGCACTTGGTTTTGCTCAGGCAAATTTCAACAATGATATGGAGCGCGACTTTATTATGAGAGTTGTCTGTCAGGCCACTCTGTCTCCTGAAGTCAAAATTCGGCAGGCTGCTTTTGAATGTTTAGTCTCGATTTCATCTACTTACTATGAGAAATTAGCTCCTTATATTCAAGACATCTTTAGCATTACAGCAAAAGCTGTTAGAGAGGATGAAGAGCCTGTTGCTCTTCAAGCCATTGAATTCTGGAGCTCGATCTGTGACGAGGAGATTGATATTTTAGAAGATTATGGGGGTGAGTTTACTGCAGATTCTGATGTTCCTTGCTATAATTTCATCAAGCAGGCTCTCCCTGCACTTGTCCCTATGCTATTGGAGACACTTCTTAAGCAAGAAGAAGATCAGGATCAGGATGAAGGTGCTTGGAATCTTGCAATGGCCGGAGGCACTTGCCTTGGTCTGGTCTCAAGGACTGTAGGAGATGACATTGTCCCTCTTGTTATGCCATTCATCGAGGAGAATATTACAAAGCCTGACTGGAGGCAAAGAGAGGCTGCCACTTATGCCTTTGGCTCCATTTTGGAAGGTCCTTCACCTGATAAGCTAATTCCCATTGTTAATGTTGCTCTAAGTTTCATGCTTACTGCATTGACTAAGGATCCCAATAGCCATGTGAAGGACACTACAGCATGGACCCTTGGAAGAATATTTGAATTTCTTCATGGCTCAACAGTGGAGATACCCATTATTACTCCAGCAAGCTGTCAACAGATCATTACAGTTCTACTTCAGAGCATGAAGGATGCTCCAAATGTTGCTGAAAAAGCATGTGGTGCTCTCTATTTTCTTTCCCAAGGGTATGGGGATGTGGGTGCATCATCTCCCTTGACACCTTTTTTCCAGGAGATCGTGCAATCCCTTCTCACAGTGACGCACAGAGAAGATGCTGGTGAGTCACGACTTAGGACTGCTGCATATGAGGTACTGAATGAAGTTGTGAGGTGTTCAACAGATGAAACAGCTCCCATGGTTTTGCAACTAGTTCCTGTCATTATGATGGAGCTCCACCAGAGTCTTGAGGCTCAGAAGCTCTCATCTGATGAAAGAGAAAAGCGGAGTGAGTTGCAAGGTCTTTTGTGTGGATGCTTACAGGTTATTATCCAGAAGTTGGGAGCATCAGAGCCGACAAAGTATGTTTTCTTGCAGTATGCTGATCAGATCATGAGCCTTTTCCTCAAGGTCTTTGCATGTAGAAGTGCTACTGTGCATGAGGAAGCCATGCTTGCCATTGGAGCACTTGCCTATGCAACTGGTGCTGACTTTGCCAAGTACATGCCTGAATTTTACAAGTACCTGGAAATGGGTCTTCAGAATTTCGAGGAGTACCAAGTCTGTGCGGTCACAATTGGTGTTGTGGGTGATGTATGCAGAGCATTGGAGGATAGGATATTGCCTTATTGTGATGGTATAATGACACAGCTTCTCAAGGACCTATCAAGTAACCAGCTACACCGTTCTGTAAAGCCACCAATATTTTCGTGCTTTGGTGACATAGCCTTGGCGATAGGGGAGAATTTTGAGAAGTACTTGATGTATTCAATGCCTATGCTCCAGAGTGCTGCAGAGCTGTCAGCCCACACATctggtgctgatgatgagatgATAGAATACACGAATCTTCTAAGAAATGGAATCTTGGAGGCTTATTCCGCTATATTTCAGGGCTTCAAGAATTCACCTAAAACCCAACTGTTGATTCCCTATGCACCTCATATCCTTCAATTCCTGGATAGTATTTACATGGAGAAAGACAT GGATGATGTGGTAATGAAGACTGCTATTGGAGTTCTGGGAGATCTAGCGGATACTCTGGGCAGTAATGCTGGTTCTTTAATTCAACAATCAGTATCAAGCAAAGACTTTTTGAATGAATGCTTGTCGTCGGATGACCATTTGATTAAGGAATCTGCTGAGTGGGCCCAGATGGCGATTAGTCGTGCCATTTCAGTTTAA